One window from the genome of Paraconexibacter algicola encodes:
- a CDS encoding MmcQ/YjbR family DNA-binding protein produces the protein MTTAAALRSACLALPGAQETFPFGPQTMVFKVGGKMFALVPQDGTPPTMSVKCDPDLAAQLRETHEQVRPGYHLDKRHWNTVVCDGTLPDRFLRELLEDSYDLVVAKLPKRVQRELDWPGLAG, from the coding sequence GTGACGACGGCCGCCGCCCTGCGCTCCGCCTGCCTCGCCCTGCCCGGTGCGCAGGAGACGTTCCCGTTCGGCCCGCAGACCATGGTCTTCAAGGTCGGCGGCAAGATGTTCGCGCTCGTCCCGCAGGACGGGACGCCACCGACGATGAGCGTCAAGTGCGATCCCGACCTCGCCGCGCAGCTGCGCGAGACCCACGAGCAGGTCCGGCCCGGCTACCACCTCGACAAGCGCCACTGGAACACCGTCGTCTGCGACGGGACGCTCCCGGACCGCTTCCTGCGCGAGCTGCTCGAGGACTCCTACGACCTCGTCGTCGCGAAGCTCCCCAAGCGCGTGCAGCGCGAGCTCGACTGGCCCGGGCTCGCGGGCTGA
- a CDS encoding AarF/UbiB family protein, whose translation MTDDRQLQAVRALLTAARTIGRGTTSMRVVLGQAHGLLAPELLPPAVRAELWAELQEAADAVAPLPYKEVEKLLRDAWGGKVTDELDRLDETPATVGPATQTHLGERDGEPVAVTVLRPGLTGIVRADLALADQLVGQARSVFPAVDVPAIVGEVRERVMDDLDLESVASQQRGLHRALRRHDDLGVAAPVTELSHPGVLVRAHVPGTPILETTGADRARAAELLVRLAGGAVRHGTVAADLRPETLVLDRSGRLVLLEAGAVARIDGDRADHVLAGLDALAAGDDAAGARALQALGALPAEHAATAVALGRELLGPLLAGGPVTVDAAAATAVLERLDDRIGDALALAPHASVAPTDLWPLRMLGQAALLVVRLGVELDWLTLARDAVRDGWD comes from the coding sequence GTGACCGACGATCGTCAGCTCCAGGCCGTCCGCGCGCTGCTCACCGCCGCGCGGACCATCGGCCGCGGGACCACCTCGATGCGGGTCGTGCTCGGCCAGGCCCACGGCCTCCTCGCACCAGAGCTGCTGCCGCCCGCGGTGCGCGCGGAGCTCTGGGCCGAGCTGCAGGAGGCCGCCGACGCCGTGGCGCCGCTGCCCTACAAGGAGGTCGAGAAGCTCCTGCGCGACGCCTGGGGCGGGAAGGTCACCGACGAGCTCGACCGCCTCGACGAGACGCCCGCGACGGTCGGTCCCGCCACCCAGACCCACCTCGGGGAGCGCGACGGCGAGCCCGTCGCCGTGACCGTGCTGCGCCCCGGCCTGACCGGGATCGTCCGCGCCGACCTCGCGCTCGCCGACCAGCTCGTCGGGCAGGCCCGCTCCGTGTTCCCCGCCGTCGACGTCCCCGCGATCGTCGGCGAGGTCCGCGAGCGCGTCATGGACGACCTCGACCTGGAGTCCGTCGCCTCCCAGCAGCGCGGCCTGCACCGTGCGCTGCGCCGCCACGACGACCTCGGCGTCGCCGCGCCCGTCACCGAGCTCTCGCACCCCGGGGTCCTCGTGCGCGCGCACGTCCCGGGCACCCCGATCCTCGAGACCACCGGGGCCGACCGCGCCCGCGCCGCCGAGCTGCTCGTCCGGCTGGCGGGGGGCGCCGTGCGCCACGGGACGGTCGCCGCCGACCTGCGGCCCGAGACGCTCGTGCTCGACCGGTCCGGGCGGCTCGTGCTGCTCGAGGCCGGTGCGGTCGCCCGCATCGACGGGGACCGCGCCGACCACGTGCTCGCCGGGCTCGACGCGCTCGCCGCCGGGGACGACGCCGCCGGCGCCCGCGCGCTCCAGGCGCTCGGCGCCCTGCCCGCCGAGCACGCCGCGACCGCGGTCGCGCTCGGCCGCGAGCTGCTCGGCCCGCTCCTCGCCGGCGGCCCCGTCACGGTCGACGCGGCCGCCGCGACCGCCGTGCTCGAGCGCCTCGACGACCGGATCGGCGACGCGCTCGCGCTCGCGCCGCACGCGTCGGTCGCCCCCACGGACCTCTGGCCGCTGCGGATGCTCGGGCAGGCCGCGCTGCTCGTCGTGCGTCTCGGCGTCGAGCTCGACTGGCTGACGCTCGCGCGCGACGCGGTCCGCGACGGCTGGGACTGA
- a CDS encoding glycoside hydrolase family 31 protein — translation MATTSPGAVRIDAERDALVLTRAHLRLEIKDRPFRIHLRRDGHRLLRGLHVWACTGTVADRFVRHTEGVIPDERTGFPERTVAFALREETADGVLLGLTLQGGRSATLRITLPADEEVLLEAHADGDPLRVALEWDTRTGEHFAGLGARHGHDVDHRGRRIQLGADRWYTGPDCPPEMLELGGIPQGDYAPVPFLQSSRGYAVALDTHGNGTRFELGARRDTTIVSVRARSGPLRAHVFTGPGPAARLRAELRRTGLPGLLPAWAYGFWKSRDVHEHQDQVLQDARGCAWHGIPLDAVVLDSPWETNYNTWIPNPHQFPDFAGMVQTLRAQGVRTVVWVTPWTNVDSRDGQIPPDPASRRLHREPASNYAAGARDGHFVREADGRPLVRQWWMGTGSPVDFTSAEAERWWREQAQRVLRMGVAGIKADDGEGYYLEDEVRFADGSTGATTAWRWGELYRACMQRALDEVHPGEGVLFGRSGWSGQQAHGILWGGDQASDFWSLQALVAATISAAHSGFSNWSHDVGGYLGHKGIDRCPPELLLRWAQLGAFTPLMQAHGRLQQEPWSYDAATLERYRGCVLLHEMLVPYLRAAARTAARTGLPIVRPLSLLAPGFADAWTVADAFGLGPSLWVAPVLEDGAREREVVLPPGRWIETWSGQRVKGGREHVVPAPLDTIPVWVRDGHVVVTHPAEHVARGLGDAADADRPHVATLWGTPRCGRALAHLPDGSPVRWSARDGWTLPPDRDVRTAQR, via the coding sequence ATGGCCACGACGTCCCCCGGCGCGGTCCGCATCGACGCGGAGCGCGATGCCCTCGTGCTCACCCGCGCGCACCTGCGGCTCGAGATCAAGGACCGACCGTTCCGCATCCACCTGCGCCGCGACGGGCACCGGCTGCTGCGCGGCCTGCACGTCTGGGCGTGCACGGGGACCGTCGCCGACCGCTTCGTGCGCCACACCGAGGGCGTGATCCCGGACGAGCGCACCGGCTTCCCCGAGCGCACCGTCGCGTTCGCGCTGCGCGAGGAGACCGCGGACGGCGTCCTGCTGGGACTGACGCTCCAGGGCGGCCGCAGCGCGACGCTGCGGATCACGCTGCCCGCCGACGAGGAGGTGCTCCTCGAGGCCCACGCCGACGGCGACCCGCTGCGCGTGGCGCTGGAGTGGGACACGCGCACCGGCGAGCACTTCGCCGGCCTCGGCGCCCGCCACGGGCACGACGTCGACCATCGCGGCCGCCGGATCCAGCTCGGCGCCGACCGCTGGTACACCGGTCCGGACTGCCCGCCGGAGATGCTCGAGCTCGGCGGCATTCCGCAGGGCGACTACGCGCCCGTGCCGTTCCTGCAGTCCAGCCGCGGGTACGCGGTGGCCCTCGACACCCACGGCAACGGCACCCGCTTCGAGCTCGGGGCCCGGCGCGACACGACGATCGTCAGCGTCCGCGCGCGCTCGGGCCCGCTTCGCGCGCACGTGTTCACCGGGCCGGGACCGGCCGCACGGCTGCGCGCGGAGCTGCGCCGCACCGGCCTCCCCGGCCTGCTGCCCGCGTGGGCGTACGGCTTCTGGAAGTCCCGCGACGTCCACGAGCACCAGGACCAGGTGCTGCAGGACGCGCGCGGCTGCGCCTGGCACGGCATCCCGCTCGACGCGGTCGTCCTCGACTCCCCGTGGGAGACGAACTACAACACCTGGATCCCCAACCCGCACCAGTTCCCGGACTTCGCGGGCATGGTGCAGACGCTGCGCGCGCAGGGCGTGCGGACGGTCGTCTGGGTGACCCCGTGGACGAACGTGGACTCGCGCGACGGCCAGATCCCGCCCGACCCGGCCTCCCGGCGCCTGCACCGCGAGCCCGCCTCCAACTACGCGGCAGGCGCGCGCGACGGGCACTTCGTGCGCGAGGCCGACGGCCGCCCGCTGGTGCGGCAGTGGTGGATGGGCACCGGCTCCCCGGTCGACTTCACCTCCGCGGAGGCGGAGCGGTGGTGGCGCGAGCAGGCGCAGCGGGTCCTGCGGATGGGCGTCGCCGGCATCAAGGCCGACGACGGCGAGGGCTACTACCTCGAGGACGAGGTGCGCTTCGCCGACGGCAGCACCGGGGCGACGACCGCGTGGCGCTGGGGCGAGCTGTACCGGGCGTGCATGCAGCGCGCGCTGGACGAGGTCCACCCCGGCGAGGGCGTCCTGTTCGGCCGCAGCGGCTGGAGCGGCCAGCAGGCCCACGGCATCCTCTGGGGCGGCGACCAGGCGTCGGACTTCTGGTCGTTGCAGGCGCTCGTCGCCGCGACGATCAGCGCCGCGCACTCCGGCTTCTCGAACTGGTCGCACGACGTCGGCGGCTACCTCGGCCACAAGGGGATCGACCGCTGCCCGCCGGAGCTGCTGCTGCGCTGGGCGCAGCTCGGGGCGTTCACGCCGCTCATGCAGGCCCACGGACGGCTGCAGCAGGAGCCCTGGAGCTACGACGCCGCGACGCTCGAGCGCTACCGCGGCTGCGTGCTGCTGCACGAGATGCTCGTCCCGTACCTGCGCGCGGCGGCGCGGACGGCGGCCCGTACCGGCCTGCCGATCGTGCGGCCGCTGTCGCTGCTCGCTCCCGGCTTCGCGGACGCGTGGACCGTCGCCGACGCGTTCGGGCTCGGCCCGTCGCTGTGGGTCGCGCCGGTGCTCGAGGACGGCGCGCGCGAGCGCGAGGTGGTGCTGCCGCCCGGGCGCTGGATCGAGACGTGGTCCGGACAGCGGGTGAAGGGCGGGCGCGAGCACGTGGTCCCGGCCCCGCTCGACACGATCCCGGTGTGGGTGCGCGACGGGCACGTCGTCGTCACGCATCCCGCCGAGCACGTGGCGCGCGGGCTCGGCGACGCGGCGGACGCCGACCGGCCCCACGTCGCCACCCTGTGGGGCACGCCGCGCTGCGGGCGCGCGCTGGCGCACCTGCCGGACGGCAGCCCGGTGCGCTGGTCGGCGCGCGACGGCTGGACGCTGCCGCCCGACCGCGACGTGCGCACCGCGCAGCGCTGA
- a CDS encoding helix-turn-helix transcriptional regulator, producing MIETSARLLSLLSLLQTRREWPGSELADRLEVSHRTIRRDVERLRELGYRVTATRGAAGGYQLQPGADLPPLLLDDDEAVAIAVGLRTAATSGSVEGIAETSMRALVKLEQVLPGHLRRRVNVLQSYTVPMGDRFTTPVAAEVLMAIATACRDHTQLRLEYRRGDGETMDRLVEPHRLVSAGRRWYLVAWDCAREDWRTFRVDRIQRTPVPGRRCAPRPAPARDLAAYVQQGIGTLYRRVTGTLVLDGSLEQLRPRVSPYAGELEALDDDHCLLHTSGTSYREIAAWLCVMDVPFTVREPQELRDELAALAQRAARNARAPDAA from the coding sequence GTGATCGAGACCTCCGCCCGGCTGCTCTCCCTCCTCTCGCTGCTCCAGACCCGTCGCGAGTGGCCCGGCTCCGAGCTCGCCGACCGGCTCGAGGTGAGCCACCGCACGATCCGCCGCGACGTCGAGCGGCTGCGCGAGCTCGGCTACCGCGTGACCGCCACGCGCGGCGCCGCCGGCGGGTACCAGCTGCAGCCCGGGGCCGACCTGCCGCCGCTGCTGCTCGACGACGACGAGGCCGTCGCGATCGCCGTCGGGCTGCGCACCGCCGCGACCTCCGGCTCCGTCGAGGGGATCGCCGAGACCTCGATGCGCGCGCTCGTCAAGCTCGAGCAGGTGCTGCCCGGCCATCTGCGCCGCCGCGTCAACGTGCTCCAGTCGTACACCGTCCCGATGGGCGACCGCTTCACGACGCCCGTCGCGGCCGAGGTCCTCATGGCGATCGCCACCGCCTGCCGCGACCACACCCAGCTGCGCCTGGAGTACCGGCGCGGCGACGGCGAGACGATGGACCGCCTCGTCGAGCCCCACCGGCTCGTCTCGGCGGGACGGCGCTGGTACCTCGTGGCGTGGGACTGCGCGCGCGAGGACTGGCGCACCTTCCGCGTCGACCGGATCCAGCGCACGCCCGTCCCGGGCCGGCGGTGCGCGCCGCGCCCCGCCCCCGCGCGCGACCTCGCCGCCTACGTCCAGCAGGGCATCGGCACGCTCTACCGGCGGGTCACGGGCACGCTCGTGCTCGACGGGTCGCTCGAGCAGCTGCGCCCGCGCGTGAGCCCCTACGCGGGCGAGCTCGAGGCGCTCGACGACGACCACTGCCTGCTGCACACCAGCGGCACGTCCTACCGCGAGATCGCCGCCTGGCTGTGCGTCATGGACGTGCCGTTCACCGTCCGCGAGCCGCAGGAGCTGCGCGACGAGCTCGCCGCCCTGGCGCAGCGCGCCGCCCGCAACGCGCGCGCCCCCGACGCCGCCTGA